The Roseicyclus marinus genome has a segment encoding these proteins:
- the groL gene encoding chaperonin GroEL (60 kDa chaperone family; promotes refolding of misfolded polypeptides especially under stressful conditions; forms two stacked rings of heptamers to form a barrel-shaped 14mer; ends can be capped by GroES; misfolded proteins enter the barrel where they are refolded when GroES binds): MAAKDVRFSTDARNRMLKGVNILADAVKVTLGPKGRNVVIEKSFGAPRITKDGVSVAKEIELEDKFENMGAQMVKEVASRTNDEAGDGTTTATVLAQAIVKEGMKAVAAGMNPMDLKRGIDMATSKVVEHIKAAARDVTDSDEVAQVGTISANGEKEIGRQIADAMQKVGNDGVITVEENKGLETETEVVEGMQFDRGYLSPYFVTNPDKMVADLDDALILLHEKKLSSLQPMVPLLEAVIQSGKPLLIIAEDVEGEALATLVVNKLRGGLKIAAVKAPGFGDRRKAMLQDIAILTGGQVISEDLGMKLESVTLDMLGRAKKVLIKKDDTTIVDGAGNKAEIEARVAQIRQQIEETTSDYDREKLQERVAKLAGGVAVIRVGGMTEIEVKERKDRVDDALNATRAAVQEGVVVGGGVALVQGAKALEGVTGDNSDQNAGIAIVRKALEAPLRQIAENAGVDGSVVAGKIRESSDKSFGFNAQTEEYGDMFKFGVIDPAKVVRTALEDAASIAGLLITTEAMVADKPKKDEPAGGGMPDMGGMM, translated from the coding sequence ATGGCTGCTAAAGACGTACGTTTTTCCACCGACGCCCGGAACCGCATGCTCAAGGGTGTCAACATCCTCGCCGATGCGGTCAAGGTCACGCTGGGCCCCAAGGGTCGCAACGTGGTGATCGAGAAGTCCTTCGGCGCGCCCCGCATCACCAAGGACGGTGTGTCGGTCGCCAAGGAGATCGAACTGGAAGACAAGTTCGAGAACATGGGCGCGCAGATGGTGAAGGAAGTCGCTTCCCGCACCAATGACGAGGCCGGCGACGGCACCACCACCGCGACGGTTCTGGCCCAGGCCATCGTCAAGGAAGGCATGAAGGCGGTTGCCGCCGGCATGAACCCGATGGACCTCAAGCGCGGCATCGACATGGCCACCTCCAAGGTCGTCGAGCACATCAAGGCCGCTGCCCGCGACGTGACCGACAGCGACGAAGTCGCCCAGGTCGGCACCATTTCCGCCAATGGCGAAAAGGAAATCGGTCGTCAGATCGCGGATGCGATGCAGAAGGTCGGCAATGACGGGGTCATCACCGTCGAAGAGAACAAGGGCCTCGAGACCGAGACCGAAGTCGTCGAAGGCATGCAGTTCGACCGCGGCTACCTGTCGCCCTATTTCGTCACCAACCCCGACAAGATGGTCGCGGATCTGGATGACGCGCTGATCCTGCTGCACGAGAAGAAGCTCTCGTCGCTGCAGCCGATGGTCCCCCTGCTCGAAGCCGTGATCCAGTCGGGCAAGCCGCTCCTGATCATCGCGGAAGACGTGGAAGGCGAAGCGCTGGCGACCCTCGTGGTCAACAAGCTGCGCGGTGGCCTCAAGATCGCCGCCGTCAAGGCACCGGGCTTTGGTGACCGCCGCAAGGCCATGCTGCAGGACATCGCGATCCTGACCGGTGGCCAGGTCATCTCCGAAGACCTCGGCATGAAGCTCGAGAGCGTCACGCTCGACATGCTGGGCCGCGCCAAGAAGGTCCTGATCAAGAAGGACGACACCACGATCGTCGACGGCGCCGGCAACAAGGCCGAGATCGAGGCACGCGTTGCCCAGATCCGTCAGCAGATCGAGGAAACCACCAGCGATTACGACCGTGAGAAGCTGCAGGAACGTGTGGCCAAGCTCGCAGGCGGCGTCGCCGTCATCCGCGTCGGCGGCATGACCGAGATCGAGGTGAAGGAGCGCAAGGACCGCGTCGATGACGCGCTCAACGCGACCCGCGCCGCGGTTCAGGAAGGTGTCGTGGTCGGCGGCGGTGTGGCGCTCGTTCAGGGTGCCAAGGCGCTCGAAGGCGTCACCGGCGACAACTCCGACCAGAACGCCGGTATCGCCATCGTGCGCAAGGCGCTCGAAGCACCGCTGCGCCAGATCGCCGAGAACGCAGGCGTCGACGGGTCTGTCGTGGCCGGCAAGATCCGCGAATCCTCGGACAAGAGCTTTGGCTTCAACGCGCAGACCGAAGAATATGGCGACATGTTCAAGTTCGGCGTGATCGACCCGGCCAAGGTCGTGCGCACCGCGCTCGAGGATGCGGCATCCATCGCGGGCCTCTTGATCACCACCGAAGCGATGGTGGCCGACAAGCCCAAGAAGGATGAGCCCGCAGGCGGCGGCATGCCCGACATGGGCGGCATGATGTAA
- a CDS encoding alpha-D-ribose 1-methylphosphonate 5-triphosphate diphosphatase, whose product MHDLPPLRLTGAEVLLSDGFARTDLSLAEGKITGGGGRAIDLSGFRILPGIIDLHGDGFERHMAPRRGAVETPAMGLAALDAECGACGITTAILAQFWSWEGGMRGPDFAMALAEALAAARPLTDMALQLRVETHMLDTLGAMRDLVTRFGIRYVVWNDHLPHKELAAGKRPPRLTGQALKAGRSPEAHHALLQSLHANGPQVMETLAPIAAAFAAQGIRMASHDDHTPADRAKFRAIGAHISEFPETLAAAEAAKAHGDPVIMGAPNVVRGGSHSGKIAAEALVEAGLVDALVSDYHYPSLARAALRLSERYGWSKAWSLVSDGPARLMGWTDRGRIAEGLRADLVILDERNRIAGTIAGGQVSWMAGPLAARWLA is encoded by the coding sequence ATGCATGACCTGCCGCCGCTCCGTCTGACCGGGGCCGAGGTGCTCTTGTCCGATGGGTTCGCCCGGACCGACCTGTCGCTGGCCGAGGGCAAGATCACGGGCGGCGGCGGGCGCGCGATCGACCTTTCGGGGTTTCGCATCCTGCCCGGCATCATCGACCTGCATGGCGACGGGTTCGAACGCCACATGGCGCCCCGGCGTGGCGCGGTCGAAACCCCCGCCATGGGTCTGGCAGCGCTCGATGCCGAATGCGGGGCATGTGGCATCACCACCGCCATCCTCGCCCAGTTCTGGAGCTGGGAAGGGGGCATGCGCGGCCCCGATTTCGCCATGGCCCTTGCCGAGGCTTTGGCCGCGGCCCGGCCCCTGACCGACATGGCGCTGCAATTGCGCGTCGAAACCCACATGCTCGACACGCTCGGCGCGATGCGCGATCTCGTGACCCGCTTCGGCATCCGCTACGTCGTCTGGAACGATCACCTGCCGCACAAGGAACTGGCCGCAGGCAAACGGCCCCCCCGCCTGACGGGCCAGGCGCTCAAGGCCGGCCGCTCGCCCGAGGCGCACCACGCCCTGTTGCAGTCGCTACATGCCAATGGCCCTCAGGTTATGGAAACCCTCGCCCCCATCGCCGCCGCCTTCGCCGCGCAGGGCATCCGCATGGCCAGCCATGATGACCACACCCCGGCGGATAGGGCCAAGTTTCGGGCGATTGGCGCGCATATTTCCGAATTCCCCGAAACCCTCGCCGCCGCCGAGGCCGCCAAGGCCCATGGCGATCCGGTCATCATGGGCGCGCCCAACGTGGTGCGCGGTGGCTCGCACAGCGGCAAGATCGCGGCCGAGGCGCTGGTCGAAGCGGGGCTCGTCGACGCGCTCGTCTCCGATTACCACTACCCCTCGCTCGCCCGCGCGGCCCTGCGTCTGAGCGAGCGCTACGGATGGTCCAAGGCATGGTCCCTCGTCTCGGACGGGCCCGCGCGGCTGATGGGCTGGACCGACCGGGGCCGCATCGCCGAAGGGTTGCGCGCCGATCTCGTCATCCTTGACGAAAGAAACCGCATCGCGGGCACGATTGCGGGCGGGCAGGTGTCGTGGATGGCCGGTCCGCTGGCCGCGCGGTGGCTGGCATGA
- a CDS encoding NAD(P)-dependent oxidoreductase encodes MDRIGVIGLGRMGAAMAARFAGQGAPVTGWTRSSRAVDGVPMAPDLAALVATSDVLILSLYDDAAVTETLDRLLSLEIAGKLIAETSTVVPANLTSRADRFAATGAMVVDAPVSGGPEMVAAGSCGFFIGGAADAAARAQAALSALTDRIFHVGPLGTGLVMKVVNNALMQSYTAGLVEQLQVAARAGLPLETALKILCGGPAGLPMVRDRLPRILGADDSVGFPISGVAKDNAVFRRIAAEAGVATPTLDAFAALLDEAKAAGLADADIAALMRRGYRDA; translated from the coding sequence ATGGACAGGATCGGCGTGATCGGCTTGGGCCGGATGGGCGCGGCAATGGCTGCGCGTTTCGCAGGGCAGGGGGCCCCCGTCACCGGCTGGACCCGCAGCAGCCGCGCGGTGGATGGTGTGCCGATGGCCCCCGATCTGGCGGCCTTGGTGGCAACCTCGGACGTGCTGATCCTCAGCCTTTACGATGATGCGGCCGTCACCGAAACGCTCGACCGGCTCCTGTCGCTCGAGATCGCGGGCAAGCTGATCGCCGAAACCAGCACCGTCGTTCCCGCAAATCTCACCTCGCGCGCCGACAGATTTGCCGCCACGGGCGCGATGGTCGTCGATGCCCCCGTCTCGGGCGGGCCGGAAATGGTCGCAGCGGGCAGTTGCGGCTTTTTCATCGGTGGCGCGGCCGATGCCGCCGCCCGTGCGCAGGCGGCCCTTTCGGCGCTGACCGACCGCATCTTTCACGTCGGGCCGCTTGGCACGGGCCTTGTGATGAAGGTGGTGAACAACGCACTGATGCAAAGCTACACCGCCGGATTGGTCGAACAATTGCAGGTCGCAGCCCGCGCGGGCCTGCCGCTCGAAACGGCGCTGAAGATCCTGTGCGGCGGGCCTGCGGGCTTGCCCATGGTGCGCGACCGTCTGCCCCGCATCCTGGGCGCCGATGACAGCGTCGGCTTTCCGATCAGCGGTGTGGCCAAGGACAATGCCGTCTTTCGCCGTATCGCCGCCGAGGCCGGGGTGGCGACCCCCACGCTCGACGCCTTCGCCGCCCTCCTTGACGAGGCCAAGGCCGCAGGTCTTGCCGATGCCGATATCGCGGCACTGATGCGACGGGGCTACCGCGATGCATGA
- a CDS encoding co-chaperone GroES codes for MAFTPLHDRVLVRRIESEEKTKGGLIIPDSAKEKPSEGEVIACGPGARKDSGELIEMAVKAGDRVLFGKWSGTEVTIDGEELLIMKESDILGILDAKKAAKAA; via the coding sequence ATGGCATTCACACCGCTTCATGACCGTGTGCTGGTCCGCCGGATCGAATCCGAAGAGAAGACCAAGGGCGGTCTGATCATCCCCGACAGCGCCAAGGAAAAGCCCTCCGAGGGCGAAGTGATCGCTTGCGGCCCCGGCGCGCGCAAGGATTCCGGCGAGCTGATCGAGATGGCCGTCAAGGCCGGTGATCGCGTGCTGTTCGGCAAGTGGTCGGGCACCGAAGTGACGATCGATGGCGAAGAGCTGCTGATCATGAAGGAAAGCGACATTCTGGGCATCCTCGATGCCAAGAAGGCAGCCAAGGCCGCCTGA